The Xanthomonas sp. CFBP 8443 genome has a window encoding:
- a CDS encoding transposase, producing the protein MQRFVGIDVSKAELVVHVLPDGLTWTQANTPEGHAGLAERLALLGCERIVLEASGGYERAIVQVLTQAGLPAVRLPAQRPRALAHALGLKAKTDALDARLLAVAAQCIHAQPTAVLPAPLQALRELLHLRSTLVAQRDAQRRCMEHVTCKAVRDQWLEVIALLQQRICNVSRQIAQAGAACSSLPKLPGLGPILRATLAARLPELGTVHPRKIIALVGLAPFNRDSGRWRGQRRIQGGRADVRRVLYMATWASIRTGSPLSHTYARLTAAGKPAKVAIVACMHKYLRWLNAIARDQAPYAPPEIASA; encoded by the coding sequence ATGCAGCGCTTTGTCGGGATCGATGTCTCCAAGGCCGAGCTGGTCGTTCACGTCTTGCCGGATGGGCTGACCTGGACTCAGGCCAATACGCCCGAGGGGCACGCCGGCCTGGCCGAACGCCTGGCCTTGCTGGGATGCGAGCGGATCGTGCTGGAGGCCAGCGGTGGCTACGAACGGGCGATAGTGCAGGTGCTGACGCAGGCTGGTCTGCCCGCGGTCCGGCTGCCTGCCCAGCGTCCTCGTGCGCTGGCGCACGCGTTGGGACTCAAGGCCAAGACCGATGCTCTGGATGCGCGGTTGCTGGCTGTGGCGGCCCAGTGCATCCACGCTCAGCCCACCGCGGTGCTCCCTGCGCCGCTGCAGGCGCTGCGCGAACTGCTCCACCTGCGCAGCACCCTGGTCGCCCAGCGCGATGCGCAGCGCCGCTGCATGGAGCACGTGACCTGCAAGGCGGTGCGCGACCAATGGCTCGAGGTGATCGCGCTGCTGCAGCAGCGCATCTGTAACGTGTCCCGGCAGATCGCACAGGCGGGGGCTGCCTGCTCCAGCCTGCCCAAATTGCCTGGGCTTGGCCCGATCCTGCGCGCCACCCTGGCAGCCCGGCTCCCCGAGCTGGGCACCGTGCATCCGCGCAAGATCATCGCCTTGGTCGGGCTGGCGCCGTTCAATCGCGATAGCGGCCGCTGGCGCGGCCAACGCCGCATCCAGGGCGGACGCGCCGACGTGCGACGAGTGCTGTACATGGCCACGTGGGCCTCCATCCGCACCGGCTCCCCGCTGTCACACACCTACGCCCGCCTGACCGCCGCAGGCAAACCCGCCAAGGTCGCCATTGTCGCGTGCATGCACAAGTACCTGCGATGGCTCAATGCCATTGCCCGAGACCAGGCGCCTTACGCTCCTCCGGAGATCGCTTCTGCATGA
- a CDS encoding type II toxin-antitoxin system ParD family antitoxin, with amino-acid sequence MATKNISSPDERKPFVDQPLAEHACDSSGESVRGSIHGQRDAEELRGALLEGADSGPATALEPDFFDMMRKRARDRAFRGSQPA; translated from the coding sequence ATGGCGACCAAGAACATCTCCTCGCCCGATGAACGCAAGCCGTTCGTCGACCAGCCGCTGGCCGAACACGCTTGCGATTCAAGCGGTGAGTCCGTGCGCGGGTCGATCCACGGGCAGCGCGACGCGGAAGAACTCCGTGGCGCGCTGCTGGAGGGAGCCGATTCCGGCCCGGCCACGGCGCTGGAACCGGATTTCTTCGACATGATGCGCAAGCGGGCTAGGGATCGGGCCTTTCGCGGCAGCCAGCCTGCATGA
- a CDS encoding nucleoside hydrolase: MIRCRLRSAILSLAVALLPLPSLAAAPTPQPVVVSTDIGDDIDDAFALALLLRSPQLDVLGIATAWGDTQLRTQLLQRLLRQAGRGEIPLAIGHATTSTIPFSQARWAAQGTLPRKAPDAADFILAQARRHPGQVTLLVLGPLTDAARALERDPQGFAQLRQVVLMGGSVRAGYGKSRYRPPSAPAPEYNIVSDIAAAKRVFAAGVPIVMLPLDATQVTLEEPERVALFAHGDPLTDALAQLYYQWRDTDQPWASATPTLFDVVPVAWLLDPGLCPTVPLRIAIDDRGYTREVPPGASGTAGAAAGGDSAAGSHAPPAAANAQVCLALDRPRLTALYMQRLLH, encoded by the coding sequence ATGATCCGTTGCCGACTCCGTTCCGCCATCCTTTCGTTGGCCGTGGCCTTGTTGCCGCTGCCGTCGCTCGCCGCCGCGCCCACGCCGCAACCGGTGGTCGTCTCCACCGACATCGGCGACGACATCGATGATGCGTTCGCGCTGGCGCTGCTGCTGCGCAGCCCGCAACTGGACGTGCTCGGCATCGCCACCGCCTGGGGCGATACGCAACTGCGCACGCAGTTGCTGCAGCGGCTGTTGCGGCAGGCCGGACGCGGCGAGATCCCACTGGCGATCGGCCATGCCACGACCAGCACGATTCCCTTCAGCCAGGCGCGCTGGGCGGCGCAGGGCACGCTGCCGCGCAAGGCGCCGGACGCCGCCGACTTCATCCTGGCGCAGGCGCGGCGCCATCCCGGGCAGGTCACGCTGCTGGTGCTCGGCCCGTTGACCGACGCGGCGCGCGCGCTCGAGCGCGATCCGCAGGGGTTCGCCCAGCTCAGGCAGGTGGTGCTGATGGGCGGCTCGGTGCGCGCGGGGTACGGCAAGTCGCGCTACCGGCCGCCGAGCGCGCCGGCGCCGGAGTACAACATCGTCTCGGACATCGCGGCCGCGAAGCGCGTGTTCGCCGCCGGCGTGCCGATCGTGATGCTGCCGCTGGACGCGACCCAGGTGACCCTGGAGGAACCGGAGCGGGTGGCGCTGTTCGCCCATGGCGACCCGCTGACCGACGCACTGGCGCAGCTGTACTACCAGTGGCGCGACACCGACCAGCCCTGGGCCAGCGCGACCCCGACCCTGTTCGACGTGGTGCCGGTGGCGTGGCTGCTCGATCCAGGCCTGTGCCCGACCGTGCCGCTGCGCATCGCCATTGACGACCGGGGCTACACCCGCGAGGTGCCGCCCGGCGCAAGCGGGACGGCTGGCGCTGCGGCCGGCGGCGACTCGGCGGCTGGCAGTCATGCGCCGCCCGCCGCCGCCAATGCACAGGTCTGCCTGGCGCTGGACAGGCCGCGGCTGACCGCCTTGTACATGCAGCGCCTGTTGCACTGA
- a CDS encoding SRPBCC family protein translates to MSNGNPGTVRLHRVLRAPAERIYRAFLEPAALAKWLPPHGFVATVHALDARVGGSFRISFTNLGSGTGQSFGGTYLELVPGALIRHTDTFDNPGLPGEMMVTVKLRTVACGTELDIVQDGIPAQIPVEFCYLGWQESLTLLALLVEPEIPDGA, encoded by the coding sequence ATGAGCAACGGCAATCCCGGCACCGTCCGCCTGCATCGCGTCCTGCGCGCGCCGGCCGAGCGCATCTATCGCGCCTTCCTGGAGCCGGCGGCGCTGGCCAAATGGCTGCCGCCGCATGGCTTCGTCGCCACCGTGCATGCGCTGGATGCGCGCGTGGGCGGCAGTTTCAGGATCTCCTTCACCAATCTGGGCAGCGGCACCGGCCAGTCCTTCGGCGGCACCTATCTGGAGCTGGTGCCGGGCGCGCTGATCCGCCACACCGACACGTTCGACAACCCGGGCCTGCCCGGCGAGATGATGGTGACGGTCAAGCTGCGCACGGTGGCCTGCGGCACCGAGCTGGACATCGTCCAGGACGGCATCCCCGCACAGATCCCGGTGGAGTTCTGCTATCTCGGCTGGCAGGAGTCGCTGACCCTGCTGGCGCTGCTGGTCGAGCCCGAGATTCCCGATGGGGCCTGA
- a CDS encoding TonB-dependent receptor, whose amino-acid sequence MSASWSLRTSALAVAVVSALSFSAAAQQADTTDGIARLDAVKVTAERRSEDSKDVPISASVLRPEYLDAIATSGSDVRVLAGKAPSLNVESSNGRVFPRFYIRGYGNTDFNTYASQPVSLIYDDVVAENAFLKGFPIFDLEGLEVLRGPQGTLFGRNTPAGVVKFNSVKPTIGGNDGYASLSYGTYGTMTMETGVSIAMGDKWAARVSALGQRRDDWVDNTIDDRSFEGYTDSAVRVQLLFQPGEDFSALFNAHARHLDGTARLFRANIFRPGSNQLVAGFDPDKVSIDGTNTQELQTYGGSANLTWDLGDIVLHSITGYEGIGKYYSRGDIDGGYGAVFAPPSGPGVIAFPVETAGGIKNLDQYSQELRAESQYAGPLNWQAGLYYFHDSVEGENYTYDTFGGGDLASYQLTRQRNTSWAAFGSLNYAATDRLNLRAGIRYTYDKKTFDVLALDRVTLLEPSTGSTDNSKVTGDLSATFAINDAVNVYARAARGFRGASFGVPSATAPLTVAEPETVDSYEIGIKSDLFDKRARISFDIYDFRVKNQQLTAVGGASNDVRLLNANTSKARGAEFDFEALLTQNLRFTLGGAYNWTRIEDPTLSVGVCRTCTVTDPLNAAGNAIIDGNVLPQAAKWMGNATLRYGIPVGDDAEFFFYTDWSYRSEINFFLYDSREFVGQPLLEGGAKIGYNWGAGAYEVSVFCRNCTNQIRATGAIDFNNLTGFINDPRIVGAQFRANF is encoded by the coding sequence ATGTCCGCCAGTTGGTCGCTGCGCACCAGCGCACTTGCCGTAGCCGTCGTTTCCGCCCTCTCGTTCTCCGCCGCCGCCCAGCAGGCGGACACCACGGACGGGATCGCCCGCCTGGACGCGGTCAAGGTCACCGCCGAACGGCGTTCGGAGGATTCCAAGGACGTGCCGATCTCGGCCAGCGTGCTGCGCCCGGAATACCTGGACGCGATCGCCACCAGCGGCTCGGACGTGCGCGTGCTCGCCGGCAAGGCGCCCAGCCTCAATGTCGAATCCTCCAACGGCCGCGTGTTCCCGCGCTTCTACATCCGCGGCTACGGCAATACCGACTTCAACACCTACGCCTCGCAGCCGGTGTCGCTGATCTATGACGACGTGGTGGCCGAGAACGCGTTCCTGAAGGGCTTCCCGATCTTCGACCTGGAAGGCCTGGAAGTGCTGCGCGGCCCGCAGGGCACGCTGTTCGGCCGCAACACGCCGGCCGGCGTGGTCAAGTTCAACTCGGTCAAGCCGACCATCGGCGGCAACGACGGCTACGCCAGCCTGTCCTACGGCACCTACGGCACCATGACCATGGAAACCGGGGTGAGCATCGCCATGGGCGACAAGTGGGCCGCGCGCGTGTCGGCGCTGGGCCAGCGCCGCGACGACTGGGTCGACAACACCATCGACGACCGTTCGTTCGAGGGCTATACCGACTCGGCGGTGCGGGTGCAGCTGCTGTTCCAGCCGGGCGAGGATTTCAGCGCGCTGTTCAACGCGCATGCGCGCCACCTCGACGGCACCGCGCGGCTGTTCCGCGCCAACATCTTCCGGCCGGGCAGCAACCAGCTGGTCGCCGGCTTCGATCCGGACAAGGTCTCCATCGACGGCACCAACACCCAGGAACTGCAGACCTACGGCGGCAGCGCCAACCTGACCTGGGACCTGGGCGACATCGTGCTGCACTCGATCACCGGCTACGAAGGCATCGGCAAGTACTACAGCCGCGGCGACATCGACGGCGGCTACGGGGCGGTGTTCGCGCCGCCGTCCGGCCCCGGCGTGATCGCGTTCCCGGTGGAAACCGCCGGCGGCATCAAGAACCTGGACCAGTACTCGCAGGAGCTGCGCGCCGAGTCGCAGTACGCCGGCCCGCTCAACTGGCAGGCGGGCCTGTACTACTTCCACGATTCGGTGGAAGGCGAGAACTACACCTACGACACCTTCGGCGGCGGCGACCTGGCCAGCTACCAGCTGACCCGCCAGCGCAACACCTCGTGGGCCGCGTTCGGCTCGCTGAACTATGCCGCCACCGATCGCCTGAACCTGCGCGCCGGCATCCGCTACACCTACGACAAGAAGACCTTCGACGTGCTGGCGCTGGACCGGGTCACCCTGCTCGAGCCGTCCACCGGCAGCACCGACAATTCCAAGGTCACCGGCGACCTCAGCGCGACCTTCGCCATCAACGACGCCGTCAACGTCTACGCCCGTGCCGCGCGCGGCTTCCGCGGCGCCAGCTTCGGCGTGCCGTCGGCGACGGCGCCGCTGACCGTGGCCGAGCCGGAGACCGTGGACTCCTACGAGATCGGCATCAAGTCAGACCTGTTCGACAAGCGCGCGCGCATCAGCTTCGACATCTACGACTTCCGGGTGAAGAACCAGCAGCTGACCGCGGTCGGCGGCGCCTCCAACGACGTGCGCCTGCTCAACGCCAACACCTCCAAGGCGCGCGGTGCGGAGTTCGACTTCGAAGCGTTGCTGACCCAGAACCTGCGCTTCACCCTCGGCGGTGCCTACAACTGGACCCGCATTGAGGATCCGACCCTGTCGGTCGGCGTGTGCCGCACCTGCACCGTGACCGATCCGCTCAACGCCGCCGGCAACGCCATCATCGACGGCAACGTGCTGCCGCAGGCCGCCAAGTGGATGGGCAACGCCACGCTGCGCTACGGCATCCCGGTCGGCGACGACGCCGAGTTCTTCTTCTACACCGACTGGTCCTACCGCAGCGAGATCAACTTCTTCCTGTACGACTCGCGCGAGTTCGTCGGGCAGCCGCTGCTCGAGGGCGGCGCCAAGATCGGCTACAACTGGGGCGCCGGCGCGTACGAGGTGTCGGTGTTCTGCCGCAACTGCACCAACCAGATCCGCGCCACCGGTGCGATCGACTTCAACAACCTCACCGGCTTCATCAACGATCCGCGCATCGTCGGTGCGCAGTTCCGCGCCAATTTCTGA
- the prpF gene encoding 2-methylaconitate cis-trans isomerase PrpF, with translation MSHVPQLRIPATYMRGGTSKGVFFRLADLPAAAQAPGAARDALLLRVIGSPDPYAKQIDGMGGATSSTSKTVIVAPSTRADHDVDYLFGQVAIDRPFVDWSGNCGNLSAAVGPFAIAAGLVDAARLPRDGLATVRIWQANIGKTIVARVPMAGGAVQESGDFELDGVTFPAAEIQLDFLDPAADEEGADGAMFPTGNLVDTLDVPGVGRFQATLINAGIPTIFLEAQALGYRGTELQDAINGDAHALARFETIRAHGALRMGLIASLEQAVTRQHTPKVAFVAPPADYIASSGKPVAAADIDLLVRAMSMGKLHHAMMGTAAVAIGTAAAIPGTLVNRAAGGGVRQAVRFGHPSGTLRVGAEAQQVDGQWAVAKAIMSRSARVLMEGWVRVPGDIG, from the coding sequence ATGTCCCATGTTCCCCAGCTCCGCATTCCCGCCACCTACATGCGCGGCGGCACGTCCAAAGGCGTGTTCTTCCGGCTCGCGGATCTGCCCGCCGCCGCGCAGGCGCCCGGCGCGGCGCGCGATGCGCTGCTGCTGCGGGTGATCGGCAGTCCCGATCCCTATGCCAAGCAGATCGACGGCATGGGCGGGGCGACGTCCAGCACCAGCAAGACGGTGATCGTGGCGCCGAGCACGCGCGCGGACCACGACGTGGACTACCTGTTCGGCCAGGTGGCGATCGATCGCCCGTTCGTGGACTGGAGCGGCAACTGCGGCAACCTGTCGGCGGCGGTGGGGCCGTTCGCGATCGCCGCCGGCCTGGTCGACGCCGCGCGCCTTCCGCGCGACGGCCTGGCCACGGTGCGGATCTGGCAGGCCAACATCGGCAAGACCATCGTCGCGCGGGTGCCGATGGCCGGCGGCGCGGTGCAGGAAAGCGGCGATTTCGAGCTGGACGGGGTGACCTTTCCCGCGGCCGAGATCCAGCTCGACTTCCTGGATCCGGCCGCCGACGAAGAGGGCGCGGACGGCGCGATGTTTCCGACCGGCAACCTGGTCGATACCCTGGACGTGCCGGGCGTCGGCCGCTTCCAGGCGACCCTGATCAACGCCGGTATCCCGACCATCTTTCTCGAGGCGCAGGCGCTGGGCTATCGCGGGACCGAACTGCAGGATGCGATCAACGGCGATGCGCATGCGCTGGCCAGGTTCGAGACCATCCGCGCGCATGGCGCGCTGCGCATGGGCCTGATCGCGTCGCTGGAACAGGCGGTGACGCGCCAGCACACGCCCAAGGTCGCCTTCGTCGCGCCGCCGGCCGACTACATCGCCTCCAGCGGCAAGCCGGTCGCCGCCGCCGACATCGACCTGCTGGTGCGCGCGATGTCGATGGGCAAGCTGCACCACGCGATGATGGGCACCGCGGCGGTGGCGATCGGCACCGCCGCGGCGATCCCCGGCACGCTGGTGAACCGCGCGGCCGGCGGCGGCGTACGCCAGGCGGTGCGCTTTGGCCACCCGTCGGGCACGCTGCGGGTCGGCGCCGAGGCGCAGCAGGTGGACGGCCAGTGGGCCGTCGCCAAGGCGATCATGAGCCGCAGTGCGCGGGTGCTGATGGAAGGTTGGGTGCGGGTGCCAGGCGACATCGGCTGA